In Pseudomonadota bacterium, the genomic window AAATCACCGAGGTATGGGACAAAGGCAAGGCCGCCGTATTGGGCGTAGAAGGTCTCGTCCAGGACAAAGACGGCCCCATCTGCACGACCCACGCGACGATTTTCTTGAAAGGTGCCGGTGGCTTTGGTGGTGAACGCGGGCCGAGCTCCGAAGGCATCAATGAGGCGCCGGATCGTGAACCCGATCACGTCATCACCTATCCCACCCGCCCGGAGCAAGCCGCCCTGTATCGGCTCTCGGGTGACCCGAACCCGATTCACATCGATCCGGCTTTTGCCATGATGGCGGGCTACAAGAAACCGTTCCTGCACGGATTGTGCACCTACGGATTCGTCGGACGGGCGATCCTGCACACCCTATGCGGTGGCGACCCGGCCCGGTTTGGCTCGTTCGAAGCCCGGTTTGCGGACCAGGTATATCCCGGTGATGACATTGTCACCAAGCTCTGGGTGGTGGGCGACGGCGAAGCCATCGTTCGCGCAGAAACGCAAAACGGCAATACCGTGTTGTCCAAATCCAGATGTACTTTCAAGCCTGAATAAGGCCGGCTGCACAGCACAAGATGAAAGGGCCCGCTACGGGCCCTTTTTTATGACCAGGATAATGCGTCCGTTGATCTGCCCGCGGTTTCACTTCATGATCTAGCTGAGCAAAACAAGATGATTTCGTGCGCACCACGGAGAGGAGAAACCAGGATGGCGAAAACCACCATTGAGGTCGGCCAGACGGCCCCGGATTTCACGCTTCCGACCCAAGACGGGGCCACCGTCACCCTATCGAGCTTCCGGGACAAGTGTCCGGTGGTCGTGTATTTCTACCCGAAAGACGACACGCCAGGCTGCACGGTTGAGGCCTGTACCTTTCGTGATCAATATGAAGATTTTCGAGAAGCCGGCGCCGAGATCATTGGCATTAGCGCCGACTCGCCGGATTCCCACCAACGCTTCGCGTCCAAACACAGTTTGCCGTTCATCTTGGCAAGTGACGAGCAGGGCACCGTTCGCAAAGCTTACGGCGTTTCGAAAACACTCGGGCTTTTACCTGGGCGGGCAACGTTCATCATCGACAAAGGCGGTATCGTCCGCCATACATTCTCCTCACAATTGCGAGCCAAACAACACGTGGCCGAAGCACTGGAAACACTGAAGTCACTATCCACTTAAGGCCCTTGGACGCATTCCACGGAACAACGTGCACAAGCGCACGGACCTTTCCTGTTGCCACATGAATCTGGAAGATCTCAAAAAACTGCTTGATCTCGAACCACTGGAAGACCTTCTCTTCCGCGGCGAGAGCTGGGACGTGGGGGGGCGTATGGTTTTCGGTGGCCAAGTGCTGGCTCAAGCGCTGATGGCCGCCGGCCGAACGGTTCCCGCAGAGCGCCATGCTCATTCCCTACACGCTTATTTTCTTCGACCCGGCGCCATGGATCAGCCCATCGTTTTTCGGGTCGAAACTCCGCGCGACGGCCGAAGTTTCACCACGCGTCACGTGGCGGCGATCCAACGCGGCCGCCCCATCTTTCAACTGTCTGCATCATTTCAAATCGACGAAACCGGACTGGATCATCAATCCCCCACGCCGCAGGTTCCCGATCCCGCCACACTCACGCGCACGACCCCACCGCGGCGGTCTCGACCGTTCGACTTCAGACGCATATCGCCTTCGGAGCAAACCTCACAAGACGCTAGACCGAACGAGCAGCAACTGTGGCTCAAAACCCGGGGCGAACTGGAGGAAAACCGCCTGCTGCACCAGTGCGTGCTGGCTTATGTATCGGATTTCCATCTGCTGAGCACTGCGCTATTGCCCCACGGACTGACGTTCCAAGCACCCGGTGTACGCGGTGCGAGCCTGGACCATGCCATGTGGTTCCACCGACCGTTTCGGGCCGACGACTGGCTCCTATACAGCATGGAAAGCCCCAATGCCACCGGCGGGCGTGGCTTGGCGCACGGCCGGTTTTACGACACCAACGGCCAACTGGTCGCCTCTGCCAGTCAGGAAGGCCTTTTGCGATACCAAAACCCGGCTCCTGAAAGCGACAAATAAAAAGGGCGCCGTCAAGGCGCCCTTCCGGAAAACCACTCTCGCGGCGAACTTAGAAGCTAAAACGGGCTCCGACTCGCCATTCGGACAACTCGAGCGTATCGAGATCGTCATCGTACTCACCGCTAAAGTAGGAAGCCAGAACCCCCAGCTTTTCGGTGAACTGGAACACACCACCGACGGTATAGCCCAGGAGCGCCGTATCCAAATCGGTATTTTCGGCGGACAAATCACTGTAGTCGACCGAAACGAACAACTCCAGGAAGTTATCAATGCCCACCCGGACACCGGCCTCTGCACCATATCCGTCGAGTTTGCCGACTCCGACCACGTCATCGGATTGGCGATCGTAGGATAAGCCGCCGTAGAGATCCAAAGAGGCCTTTCGATAAACATCCGCAAAGGTGTAGTGCGCACCGGCACCTATTGACAAGGTATCGTAGGCAAAAATGGTTCCCGACACGTCGAGATCGCGACCGGTAGCCTCGCCAGCGACGTAGAAGTAATCGCCTAAACCCACAGACGCCTCGATGCCATAGCCATCTCCGTCAATGCCACTGGCCGATTCCAGCTCGGTATTCACGACGTAGCTCAGGTCGACATAATCGTAGGCCAGGGGGGCCGCCATCACCGGAAGACTGGCTGCCGTCATCGCGACGGCGCTCGCAAACGCAACTCGCTTATTCAATGTCATCTACTCCGTTGGTTAACCGATGAGCGGCGCATACAACCGTCCGCCAGGCCGCATGTTAGCTGCTATCTCGCCTGAGAAACAAGGGATTATGTCGTGACACGAGAATGTTTCAACGATTAAACAACCAGAACAACAAGGTAAGCGCAAGACTCACCAAAATGGAGGTCGTTAACGGGAAATAGAAGCTGAAATGCTCTCCGCTAAAGACGAAATCGCCCGGCAATCGGCCAAGTCCCGACCGCCGAATCGCTGGCCAAGCCAGCCCCACGAGCACCAACACCACGCCGATCAGAATGAGTGTTTTCTGCATGACCTAACCTTGACCCGTCACCTTGATTCGAGTGGTTTCGTCTTCCGCCGCGTGTACGCAACCCAGGGCGTCCAGTAAAAATGCATAAACGTCGGCCACTTCCCGCAGCATAGGGTAACGTCCAGCTACCCCGGCGTGGCCCACGTCCATATCGGTCTTCAGAAGCAAAACGCCCTCACCCGTTTGGCACGCCCTCAGACGAGCCACCCATTTGGCGGCCTGCCAATAGGGCACGCGAATATCCTGAAAGCCGGTGGTCACCAACAAGGAGGGATAAGCTCCGCGGCGAACATTGTCCAACGGCGCATAGGACAGCATGGTGCGGTAGTCGTTTAAATTCGCCGGATTACCCCATTCCTCGTACTCGATGATCGTCAGTGCTTGGCCGGGATCCATCATACTGGCCAGCACATCAACAAACGGCACCTCGGCCACGGCCGCACAGAACCGCTCCGGCCAGCGATTGATCGCGGCGCCCACCAGCAAGCCGCCCGCACTGCCCCCGGATATCGCCAGGGCATCGGCACGGGTGATGCCCGCTTCGACCAATCCTTTGGCCGCCGCGGCGAAATCGCCAAATGTGTTCTCTTTCGCAGCCAAACGCCCGGCATGGTGCCATGCTTCCCCCAGCTCCCCACCACCGCGGACGTGAGCCACCGCGTACACCACCCCGCGCTCCAACAGGCTCGGCCGAGTCAAGGAAAACTCGGGATCCAGGCTCGCGCCGTAGCTGCCGTAGCCATAAAGCACCGTGGGCGCCGGACCGGACGCCAGGACGTCTCGCCGGGCCATCAACGAAACCGGAACCCGAACGGCGTCGGCTGCTTGAACCCATACCCGCCGGCACTCGTAGCGGCTGGAATCGTAACCGCTGCCGACTCGTTGTTGCTTCAACAAGGTGGCGAGCCGGCGCGTCGGATCGTAATCGTAGACCGAATACGGCGTCAGCCAGGATTCATACTCCAAGCGTAGCTGATTCGATTCATAGTCCGGATTGTCCACCGTATCCACGGTGGACAAGGGTTCGGGAAACTCAACGGTATGCCACTGGCGGTCACCGAAATCATAAACGCGAACCTTAGCCGACCCCGATTCGCGAACGGAAAGTGCCAAGAACCTGCGAAATACGTCCAGCCCTTCCAGCTTGACCGATGCATCACCCGAGACCAAAGCCGGCCAGTCCGACACACCATCCCAGGCCAGCGGCGGGCGAACCTCCGGCGGGGTGCGAAGCAGTTCAAAATTGTCCACGCGCAAGTTGGTGAGCAGTAGAAAACATCCCTCGTGGGACTCCACCTGATATTCCACACCGGTGCGTCGGGGCAGAAAAAGCCGAAGCTCGGCGGCCGGATCGCACGCGTCCAATAGATAAGTGCAGGAGCTGGTGTGGCTGGCCGATTCGATCAGAAGATAGCGGCGATCTTTGGTCTGTCCGAGGGACAAATGGCACGCACCATCCGGCTCTTCAAGGACCAACCGATCGGCGACTGTAGACTCACCAATACGGTGCCGAAATACCCGCCATGGCCGGCGGGCCGCATCATCCACCGTATAGAGCACCGTCCGGCTGTCCTCAGCCCAGATCAGATCGCCGTGAACAGGCGTGATCACCTCCTCCAGAAGCGCACCGGAGTTGAGATCTTTGATTCGGAGCATAAACGTCTCGGAGCCGTCACGATCTTCGGTCCACGCCAGATACCGGTGATCGGGACTCACGGCCCAGTCGGCGATATCAAAATAGGGGGCGTCGGACGCCCAGGCGTTGACATCGAGAATGACCTCTTCCGCTCCATCCCGGAAACGACGGCAATGAATGGGGTGATCTCGCCCCCGCTCCACGCGGCTGTAATAGGCGTAGTCGTCCACCACCACCGGAACAGACTGATCGTCTTCTTCCAGGCGCGCCACGAACTCCCGATACAATCCCTCGCGGATCGGTCTCAGGCGTGCGAGCTCGTGCTCGGTATAGGCGTTCTCCGCCTCCAGATACGCCATCACCGCCGGATCGTCCGGATTCTCCAACCAGGCGTAGGGATCGACCCTGGCGTGACCGTGGGCCTCTCGGCGCTCGGGTTGCACGCGCGCGATGGGAGGACGAGGCCGGTTCACGGCTCTACGGCCGTTTCAGCCAGCGTCCGCAAGCAGTGCATGACGCGATCGGTATGGTCCGTGAACAGGCCGTCCACGCCGTAATCCTTAACGAATCGCTGTATTTCACTGAGCAGCGTGGCATGCGCTGCTGGCAGGTCATCATCGCGGAAAGTCCAGGGATGCACTTGTAGACCCATGCCTTGGACCTGACGAACCCAGTCGGCTCCGCCGGTGGACTCACCATCGGCCGACTCGATTCGGCCTTTCCACGGGCCCACGGCCTGCGCATAGGAGGCAATGAATGCCAGCCCGCCCGGTTCGGTCATGGCGTCCTCTTCGGCGGTGTCACCGATGAGTTGCACCAGTGGAAGCTCAGTGCCCAGGTCGTGACGCAATCGCTGCAGATTCTCGGGCTCAAAGGACTGGATAAACACCGGCGCACTCGCCCCCCTGTAACCATAGCGAGTCAACAACGCCAATAACGGCTCTTCGAGCGCTAATCCGGCCGCCCGGTGCCAAGCGGGGGATTTGGTCTCGGGGTATACCCCGACGCGGCGACCGGTAGCCCGATTGAGTTCAGCCACGAGCTGCAGGATTTCTTCGAAAGTGGGGATGGAAAACCCGCCGCCATCCTGTCGATAGCGGTCCTCCAGGCGTTCCCGCGCTTCCAACTGTTTGATCTCGGCCAAGCTGAAATCGGCGGCATACCAGTGCCCATCAGCC contains:
- a CDS encoding MaoC/PaaZ C-terminal domain-containing protein; the protein is MAKKISPDLVGETFNPMPASWTKKDVQLYALGVGCQPDKELEFVYEQKGPKVLPTYGVIAGMMSMGGMMGKVEMNLANLLHGEQAITLHRPIPPQAKVECIGKITEVWDKGKAAVLGVEGLVQDKDGPICTTHATIFLKGAGGFGGERGPSSEGINEAPDREPDHVITYPTRPEQAALYRLSGDPNPIHIDPAFAMMAGYKKPFLHGLCTYGFVGRAILHTLCGGDPARFGSFEARFADQVYPGDDIVTKLWVVGDGEAIVRAETQNGNTVLSKSRCTFKPE
- a CDS encoding peroxiredoxin → MAKTTIEVGQTAPDFTLPTQDGATVTLSSFRDKCPVVVYFYPKDDTPGCTVEACTFRDQYEDFREAGAEIIGISADSPDSHQRFASKHSLPFILASDEQGTVRKAYGVSKTLGLLPGRATFIIDKGGIVRHTFSSQLRAKQHVAEALETLKSLST
- a CDS encoding acyl-CoA thioesterase II — protein: MNLEDLKKLLDLEPLEDLLFRGESWDVGGRMVFGGQVLAQALMAAGRTVPAERHAHSLHAYFLRPGAMDQPIVFRVETPRDGRSFTTRHVAAIQRGRPIFQLSASFQIDETGLDHQSPTPQVPDPATLTRTTPPRRSRPFDFRRISPSEQTSQDARPNEQQLWLKTRGELEENRLLHQCVLAYVSDFHLLSTALLPHGLTFQAPGVRGASLDHAMWFHRPFRADDWLLYSMESPNATGGRGLAHGRFYDTNGQLVASASQEGLLRYQNPAPESDK
- a CDS encoding DUF2905 domain-containing protein; its protein translation is MQKTLILIGVVLVLVGLAWPAIRRSGLGRLPGDFVFSGEHFSFYFPLTTSILVSLALTLLFWLFNR
- a CDS encoding S9 family peptidase, whose protein sequence is MNRPRPPIARVQPERREAHGHARVDPYAWLENPDDPAVMAYLEAENAYTEHELARLRPIREGLYREFVARLEEDDQSVPVVVDDYAYYSRVERGRDHPIHCRRFRDGAEEVILDVNAWASDAPYFDIADWAVSPDHRYLAWTEDRDGSETFMLRIKDLNSGALLEEVITPVHGDLIWAEDSRTVLYTVDDAARRPWRVFRHRIGESTVADRLVLEEPDGACHLSLGQTKDRRYLLIESASHTSSCTYLLDACDPAAELRLFLPRRTGVEYQVESHEGCFLLLTNLRVDNFELLRTPPEVRPPLAWDGVSDWPALVSGDASVKLEGLDVFRRFLALSVRESGSAKVRVYDFGDRQWHTVEFPEPLSTVDTVDNPDYESNQLRLEYESWLTPYSVYDYDPTRRLATLLKQQRVGSGYDSSRYECRRVWVQAADAVRVPVSLMARRDVLASGPAPTVLYGYGSYGASLDPEFSLTRPSLLERGVVYAVAHVRGGGELGEAWHHAGRLAAKENTFGDFAAAAKGLVEAGITRADALAISGGSAGGLLVGAAINRWPERFCAAVAEVPFVDVLASMMDPGQALTIIEYEEWGNPANLNDYRTMLSYAPLDNVRRGAYPSLLVTTGFQDIRVPYWQAAKWVARLRACQTGEGVLLLKTDMDVGHAGVAGRYPMLREVADVYAFLLDALGCVHAAEDETTRIKVTGQG
- the glpQ gene encoding glycerophosphodiester phosphodiesterase, with translation MREASDSMGAVRPIVIAHRGACGYLPEHTLAAYAMAYAYGADYLEPDLVMTADGVLIARHDITLDETSNVAVRFPGRARADGHWYAADFSLAEIKQLEARERLEDRYRQDGGGFSIPTFEEILQLVAELNRATGRRVGVYPETKSPAWHRAAGLALEEPLLALLTRYGYRGASAPVFIQSFEPENLQRLRHDLGTELPLVQLIGDTAEEDAMTEPGGLAFIASYAQAVGPWKGRIESADGESTGGADWVRQVQGMGLQVHPWTFRDDDLPAAHATLLSEIQRFVKDYGVDGLFTDHTDRVMHCLRTLAETAVEP